In the Methanosphaera stadtmanae DSM 3091 genome, TTATTAAAAAGATATTATATTGTTTAAATTATTAAAATAAAGATTATACAAAAATGCAATGATTTCTATTAATGTTGAAATAGTGAGTATTAAAAATAGTTTTAATAAAAATTAGAATTAAATTATTTAAGAAAAAAAATGAGAAAAAAGAAAAATTAGTTTCCTCCTTTTGTTCTCATAATTTTCATGTTTCCCATAGCTTCTATGTATTCTACTTCTTTACCTTCAGCAATATCTCCTTTTAAATCTTCAGGAATAGGTAAATCAATAGTTTCATAGGTTTCTAAGTCCATTAATTGAACTTCTTCACCCATTATTGCTAAAACTTGTCCTACTCTTTTATCAATGATAGGTATGTCTACTTTTGCGTTTACAGGTTTTACAAGACTTCTTTTTTGATTATCAAAAATTCCTACTGCTTCAATACGTGCTTTTGCTGCACCGTGTTTACCAGGAGATGATGTTGATATACTGGTAATTTTTGAAGCTTCTCCACCTAATACTAAGTATTTTCCTTGTTTTAAAGTTTTTATTTCTGCTACTTTAGTTGCCATTAAATTTCCTCGAAAAAATTTTTTATGATTTAAATATAATAAAATATTCTATTGATTATTTTATCAAAAACAAACAAAAAGAGTTATTTTATTAACTTAAGTACTTAATCATATTAAAAATTCAATTGTATATTTAAATACAATATAGATATGATATAATATATATTTTATCTAATTAATATAGATTTCTAACAAGTACATATAACTACATATAATAATTAATAAAAAAAAATAATAAAAAAATAAATTTAAAAATAATGTATCATGCTTTAGCTACTTGTCCAGACGATGTTTTATATGCTCTTCCTGAATCTACAACACGTCCATTACTATATTCTGTATAATAATAATTTCCATCAGATCCCCTATAATAATCAGTACCTGTTGTATAATAATCCTTTGAATCTAATTTTGCCTTTACAGTATTTGGACTACTTACTCCATCAGCATAAGTTCCACCTGTTGGTTTATAATATGATGAATCTTGTGTAGCTGGTGGTTTATTATTTGGATTACCTGTTGTTGTAGAACTAGATACACTATTGTCTGTTGTGTTGTTTTGTGTATTATTATCCTGTGTTGTATTATTTTTTGTGGAATTTATTTCCTGAATTTGATTTTCTAATTGATTGTTCTGAATAAATAAATATGAAATACAACCAACAAATGCTATAATGATAATTGAAATCATGATTATAACCATACTACTTCTAATACTATCCCCTCATATATTTAGTTTTAAACTAAATTAATATTATTAAATATTTTTTAAATTCAATATATTTAATATTATACTTAAAAGTAGTTTTTTCTTCCCTTTTTTATTAGATTATTCTGATAATTTCTTTAAAAAAAAATTCTATTAGTATTTTTCTATTGTATATATTATTAAAGTAAGAATATATATTATAAAAAATAAAGATATATCTGATTATTATTAAACAATATGATATTTTAATAATTATAATAAGAAATAATTCTTTTTAAAAAAAATATGAATTAAAAGGAGTAACAATTTTATGTTTATAGACATTAACAAAGATAAAATACATGAGATACAAATGTCATGGTATTCATGGAGAAATAATGCTAGTACAACTACAATGGTATTATTATCATTTTTAGTAGCATGTTTCACTGGCCTTATGGCTCAAGTATCAATTGCAATTCCATGGAGTCCTGTTTTAATTACTTTCCAAACATTTGCTGTATTACTTGCAGGTGTATTCTTAGGTAGTAAATGGGGTGGATTCAGTATGATATTATATACTGTTCTTGGTATTTTAGGAATGCCATGGTTTACAAGTATGCATAGTGGACTTGAATGGATCTTCTCAGCTAGTGGAGGATACATAATTGGATTTATTTTAGCATCCATATTTATTGGACATGTATTTGATAATTATACTACTGCTAGAAAACCTATCCAAACAGTTATATTAATGTTAATTGCTAATTTTGTAGTAATATACATACCAGGTTTACTTGGATTATATAATTTCATGATAAATAATGGAAAACCTGTAACAATCACAGGATTATTAATTGCTGGTGTTGTACCAT is a window encoding:
- a CDS encoding biotin transporter BioY; amino-acid sequence: MFIDINKDKIHEIQMSWYSWRNNASTTTMVLLSFLVACFTGLMAQVSIAIPWSPVLITFQTFAVLLAGVFLGSKWGGFSMILYTVLGILGMPWFTSMHSGLEWIFSASGGYIIGFILASIFIGHVFDNYTTARKPIQTVILMLIANFVVIYIPGLLGLYNFMINNGKPVTITGLLIAGVVPFIVGDLLKIAMASGITTSILPKED
- a CDS encoding translation initiation factor IF-5A, yielding MATKVAEIKTLKQGKYLVLGGEASKITSISTSSPGKHGAAKARIEAVGIFDNQKRSLVKPVNAKVDIPIIDKRVGQVLAIMGEEVQLMDLETYETIDLPIPEDLKGDIAEGKEVEYIEAMGNMKIMRTKGGN